The Nicotiana sylvestris chromosome 6, ASM39365v2, whole genome shotgun sequence genomic sequence cccaagtggcaactctgaatcttttaataaatagatctcgtttcgattgtcacttaaattggaaaaaactccctttacaccctttctcgggggtgtaggtaaaaaaggaggtgttacAATAATAATTAAGATTATGGTAAGACTTGGCTTTAAACAATTCTGAATAATAGTCAACTTAAGATAATTTCTTCTAGATCTAAACTTAAGAAAAGACAGAGACATTGAATTTGCACACTGACCTAGTTGACTTTTGAGTACTATTCAAATTTAACCCGAGTcactacaaaaaaaattaaaaccgtTCTTAAGTTTGGGTCTTAGCTAAAATGGTCCCTATTTTATGAGATGGGCAATAATAGTCCCTTAGTATGGCACTGTGAGCTGCATAAACTTTTCTTCTGTAAGTTTTCACAAGCAAAATTCACGCACTACATCATGAAGTGTGCAGCATTCTATGTCACCATTAATTCTCGTTCTAGAGACCATTACAAGGCTTCTCTTAAGTAGATCGTTCAAGCAAAATCTAGATGCTTCCTCCATGTTCTTTGTGTCAACATTCACTACAAACTCTTCAGCCATCCACAACTTCAGCAAATCATGCATGGGAATCTTATGGTCTTCTGGAAACAATCCCATATAAAGAAGGCAAGGCTTTAAGTGGTCTTCTAAATGCTCATAACTTGATTGTATTACCTTCATGCTCTGCTCTCCTAAAACATGAGAACTTAAGTCATTGGCAAACTCCAGCCACAAGGATGCCTCCCTTTCTGTTTTCACTATAATTCCAGCAATCAGCACAATGACAAGAGGCAATCCCTTACAATGTTCGGCAATTTTTAACCCTGCTTCCCATAGATCCAGGGGGCAACTCTCTCCTTGAAATACTCTTTTCTGCAATAATTCCCAACTCTCTTCCAGTGTTAGAAATCTAAGAGAATAAGGATCACTGTGGTATTGAAGATGCTTAGCCACTTCTTCAATTCGAGTTGTTACCATTACTCTACTTCCATATTCACCTTTAGGGAAACATAATCCTAGGTCTTCCCACGCCTCAACTTTCCATATATCATCTAAGACAATGAGGTATCTCCTGCCTTTTAGAGTCTTCTGCAACTTGTCACCTATGTCGAAGTCCTCA encodes the following:
- the LOC104211999 gene encoding putative late blight resistance protein homolog R1B-12, which codes for MHITSVPAQNHQNKQPCTNFHSQSNERLEADRAINSKAIVKDSKPIDMEVVETSEKRSQAPAEPSTQCSFPSIDDEVVGFAKDAEHIMKKLTGGSKELDVISIFGMAGLGKTTLARKVYNNTSIINHFDVKAWCTVSQTYDMRTLLVDILEQATNKEWKMNEDFDIGDKLQKTLKGRRYLIVLDDIWKVEAWEDLGLCFPKGEYGSRVMVTTRIEEVAKHLQYHSDPYSLRFLTLEESWELLQKRVFQGESCPLDLWEAGLKIAEHCKGLPLVIVLIAGIIVKTEREASLWLEFANDLSSHVLGEQSMKVIQSSYEHLEDHLKPCLLYMGLFPEDHKIPMHDLLKLWMAEEFVVNVDTKNMEEASRFCLNDLLKRSLVMVSRTRINGDIECCTLHDVVREFCL